Proteins encoded together in one Thermomonospora curvata DSM 43183 window:
- a CDS encoding helix-turn-helix domain-containing protein, translating into MTKNGELRDFLRTRRARLRPEDVGIRAAGRRRVPGLRREEVAMLAGVSLDYYTRLEQGRRNLQPSGQVLDAIARALRLTEVERMYLHNLARSATVASEPERPRLAPLDAGTRLMLDGLGIPAIVVDVRGDVHAANRLGRALLPGLEPGATTRAGCSSTPRRAPCCPTGR; encoded by the coding sequence ATGACCAAAAACGGCGAGCTGCGGGACTTCCTGCGCACCCGCCGGGCGCGGCTCCGCCCCGAGGACGTGGGCATCCGGGCCGCCGGCCGGCGCCGCGTCCCGGGACTGCGGCGCGAAGAGGTCGCGATGCTGGCCGGCGTGAGCCTGGACTACTACACGCGCCTGGAGCAGGGCCGCCGGAACCTGCAACCGTCCGGCCAGGTGCTCGACGCGATCGCCCGCGCGCTGCGGCTGACCGAGGTCGAACGGATGTACCTGCACAACCTCGCCCGCTCGGCGACCGTCGCGTCTGAGCCCGAGCGGCCGCGGCTTGCGCCCTTGGACGCGGGCACCCGCCTGATGCTCGACGGCCTCGGCATTCCCGCCATCGTCGTCGACGTGCGCGGCGACGTCCACGCCGCCAACCGTCTGGGACGCGCCCTGCTGCCCGGCCTCGAACCGGGGGCAACCACGCGCGCTGGCTGTTCCTCGACCCCGCGACGCGCGCCCTGCTGCCCGACTGGGAGATGA
- a CDS encoding enoyl-CoA hydratase/isomerase family protein, translated as MSITVTSERAGRVARVTFDNSARGNCVDAALLQELTEALEGAAADPSCALIRLEMAGRHFCGGWDTTSFADLAGAPQAAVADRLRASDALLERIRGLPVPVVAGVRGKIIGFGVGLLSAVHLPVAAADAQAHLPEARFGFAPAGVGHVIAQRLPRAHAYALLTGLTTATGRQLHSWGLVARVIEADADLDAAVDEVIDTLLAVPGATLRAVVEVVESSLATGRPDRAYQVAARTIVSAGRNGGTP; from the coding sequence ATGTCGATCACAGTGACGAGCGAGCGCGCGGGCCGCGTCGCCCGGGTGACCTTCGACAACTCCGCACGGGGCAACTGCGTCGACGCCGCCCTGCTGCAGGAGCTGACCGAGGCGCTGGAAGGCGCGGCGGCCGACCCGTCCTGCGCCCTGATCCGGCTGGAGATGGCCGGCAGGCACTTTTGCGGCGGGTGGGACACCACGTCGTTCGCCGATCTGGCCGGCGCCCCGCAGGCCGCGGTGGCCGACCGGCTCCGCGCAAGCGACGCGCTGCTGGAGCGGATCCGCGGGCTGCCGGTGCCGGTGGTCGCGGGCGTGCGCGGCAAGATCATCGGGTTCGGGGTCGGGCTGCTGAGCGCGGTGCACCTGCCCGTGGCGGCCGCGGACGCCCAGGCGCACCTGCCCGAAGCGCGCTTCGGCTTCGCCCCCGCCGGGGTCGGGCACGTGATCGCGCAGCGGCTGCCGCGCGCCCACGCCTACGCGCTGCTCACCGGGCTGACGACCGCGACCGGCCGCCAGCTGCACTCCTGGGGGCTGGTCGCCCGGGTCATCGAGGCGGACGCCGACCTCGACGCCGCCGTCGACGAAGTGATCGACACGCTGCTGGCGGTCCCCGGCGCCACGCTGCGGGCGGTCGTCGAGGTGGTGGAGTCCAGCCTCGCCACCGGCCGCCCCGACCGCGCCTACCAGGTGGCCGCACGAACCATCGTCAGCGCCGGACGCAACGGAGGCACACCGTGA
- a CDS encoding flavin reductase family protein, with amino-acid sequence MTEPLFDSGLFRRVCGQFPTGVTAVTAVAADGRLAALTVNSFTSVSLEPAKVLFCLANSSSSYAALTAAERIAIHILSRDQEDIARRFATSGLTGAQRLGGVGWTPGPGGVPLLKETPAILVGRRDEIITSGDHAIILVAVDHVHLKPTEVPALSFYQGRFTTPVVATAE; translated from the coding sequence ATGACCGAACCGCTTTTCGACTCTGGCCTGTTCCGCCGCGTGTGCGGCCAGTTCCCGACCGGTGTCACCGCGGTGACGGCGGTGGCCGCCGACGGACGGCTGGCGGCGCTCACCGTCAACTCCTTCACCTCGGTCTCGCTGGAGCCGGCCAAGGTGCTGTTCTGCCTGGCGAACTCCTCCTCCAGCTATGCGGCGCTGACCGCGGCGGAGCGCATCGCGATCCACATCCTGAGCCGGGACCAGGAGGACATCGCCCGGCGGTTCGCCACCTCGGGGCTCACCGGCGCGCAGCGGCTCGGCGGTGTCGGGTGGACGCCCGGCCCGGGCGGCGTCCCGCTGCTGAAGGAGACCCCCGCGATCCTCGTCGGCCGCCGCGACGAGATCATCACCAGCGGCGACCACGCGATCATCCTGGTGGCGGTGGACCACGTGCATCTGAAGCCCACCGAGGTGCCGGCCTTGTCGTTCTACCAGGGACGTTTCACCACGCCGGTCGTCGCCACGGCCGAGTGA
- a CDS encoding toll/interleukin-1 receptor domain-containing protein produces MHEVFINYRTGDGDEAAALLEQALSHRFGDDRIFRAGKSIPPGEDYTRWLRQAVRRCSVLIAVIGPEWARDPRLRKADDWVRRELLEARECGIPVLPVLKGRGAARLDRAELPRELRWLADMQSLRLDVRDNKGDLARIGDTLTKLVPALREADRNAPAAPEAGTTRNSVGQVHQGPVVQTRDFNGVVGHDLKGGHGAFHLGTGDQNNISFRDGGTYVAGDLRGNLGHSFGQSQDREEER; encoded by the coding sequence ATGCACGAGGTTTTCATCAACTACCGCACGGGAGACGGCGACGAAGCCGCCGCGCTGCTGGAGCAGGCCCTGTCCCACCGCTTCGGCGACGACCGGATCTTCCGGGCCGGCAAGTCCATCCCGCCCGGGGAGGACTACACCCGGTGGCTGCGCCAGGCGGTGCGGCGCTGCTCGGTGCTGATCGCCGTCATCGGGCCGGAGTGGGCCCGCGACCCCCGGCTCAGGAAAGCGGACGACTGGGTGCGCCGCGAGCTCCTGGAGGCCCGGGAGTGCGGGATCCCCGTCCTTCCGGTCTTGAAGGGCCGCGGCGCCGCCCGCCTCGACCGCGCCGAGCTGCCCCGGGAGCTGCGCTGGCTCGCCGACATGCAGTCCCTTCGCCTCGACGTCCGCGACAACAAAGGCGACCTGGCCCGAATCGGCGACACGCTCACCAAGCTCGTGCCGGCCCTCCGGGAGGCGGACCGGAACGCCCCGGCCGCCCCGGAGGCCGGGACGACGCGGAACTCAGTCGGCCAGGTGCACCAGGGACCGGTCGTGCAGACCCGGGACTTCAACGGTGTCGTCGGCCACGACCTCAAAGGCGGCCACGGCGCCTTCCACCTGGGCACAGGAGACCAGAACAACATCTCCTTCAGGGACGGCGGCACCTACGTCGCGGGTGACCTGCGCGGGAACCTCGGCCACAGCTTCGGGCAGTCCCAAGACCGCGAGGAGGAGCGGTGA
- a CDS encoding helix-turn-helix domain-containing protein: MVEKPGRFGEELRRRRLAAGLSLTGLALRVHYSKSQLSKVERGLKKPSPGLVSRCDAELKAGGALVRLARETWAGPKAADAGAEETSKNGENEVWLMEMSVDGPNRFHSLSRRQAVTAGAASLAVFGMDGPKFQEKVSDTSLLGLSRALFDHYRRLGQSVEPGLLLPVLIAQTHTLRELAVRGGPRLRQELLRLGSRYAEYVGWLVQESGDERAALWWTQRAVDLAAAGEDHQLSAYGFVRRALITLYRGDAAQTIALAARAQDRKAPPRIRGLAAQREAQGHALAGDYDACMRSLDRARALLAKGASDSDAPVIGSMHLPDPAEMVKGWCLHDLGRPQAAAEVLDRQLARVPPQALRTRVRYGARRALAYAAAGEIEHACRLTRPLLEGAAAVGSATIATDLRALARTLARYPKNASVRALLPELGSALR, from the coding sequence GTGGTCGAGAAACCGGGCCGGTTCGGGGAGGAACTGCGCCGGAGACGTCTTGCGGCCGGGTTGAGCCTTACCGGTCTGGCGTTGCGCGTCCATTACAGCAAGAGCCAGTTGAGCAAAGTGGAGCGAGGGCTCAAAAAGCCGAGCCCCGGGCTGGTGAGCCGGTGCGACGCCGAGCTCAAGGCCGGCGGGGCGCTCGTCCGTCTGGCGCGGGAGACATGGGCCGGCCCGAAAGCCGCCGACGCGGGAGCCGAGGAAACCTCCAAAAACGGCGAGAACGAAGTGTGGCTGATGGAAATGTCCGTGGACGGTCCCAACCGGTTCCATTCCTTGAGCCGCCGCCAGGCGGTGACGGCCGGTGCCGCGTCCCTGGCCGTCTTCGGAATGGACGGCCCGAAATTCCAGGAAAAGGTCTCCGACACCTCGCTGCTGGGGCTTTCCCGGGCGCTGTTCGATCACTATCGGCGGCTGGGACAGTCGGTCGAGCCGGGGCTGCTGCTGCCCGTGCTCATCGCGCAGACGCACACGCTCCGCGAGCTGGCCGTGCGCGGCGGGCCCCGGCTGCGCCAAGAGCTGCTGCGGCTCGGCTCCCGTTACGCCGAGTACGTCGGCTGGCTGGTCCAAGAGAGCGGCGATGAGCGGGCCGCACTGTGGTGGACGCAACGCGCCGTCGATCTCGCGGCCGCGGGCGAGGACCACCAGCTCAGCGCCTACGGGTTCGTCCGGCGCGCCCTCATCACGCTCTACCGCGGCGACGCCGCGCAGACCATCGCCCTCGCCGCCCGGGCGCAGGACCGGAAGGCGCCCCCGCGGATCCGCGGGCTGGCGGCGCAGCGGGAGGCGCAAGGGCATGCGCTGGCGGGTGACTACGACGCGTGCATGCGCAGCCTGGACCGGGCCCGCGCCCTGCTCGCCAAGGGTGCATCGGACTCGGACGCGCCGGTCATCGGCAGCATGCACCTCCCCGACCCCGCCGAGATGGTCAAAGGCTGGTGCCTGCACGACCTGGGGCGGCCCCAGGCCGCCGCGGAGGTCTTGGACCGGCAACTGGCCCGCGTGCCGCCGCAGGCCCTGCGGACCCGCGTCCGCTACGGGGCGCGCCGCGCACTCGCCTACGCGGCGGCCGGTGAGATCGAGCACGCCTGCCGGCTGACCCGGCCCCTGCTGGAGGGTGCGGCCGCGGTGGGGTCGGCCACCATCGCCACCGACCTGCGCGCCCTGGCCCGCACGCTGGCCCGGTACCCGAAGAACGCCTCGGTGCGCGCGCTGCTGCCGGAGCTCGGCTCGGCGCTGCGATAA
- a CDS encoding VOC family protein gives MTDAVHEAADPTAGDGTGKAATQRVFRSGEAVWVELCTPRPEVAEKFYSALLGWSVRHERLGRSTYRMCGIDGRDVAGISESGLHGGRPHGWLTYFAVDGIEDAVRRAVALGGEVVTPPRHLPAAGTGATVIDPFGAVFGLYQGEARLGVQLLNLPGALCWNELNTGEPQQSVTYYRSLFGYGTHLRTDTPTGRPYTVLTLDDVPVAGVLELDNAWPNCVPSRWITYFGVTELDAAVAQAVELGGAPLIGPIDGPYGPLHLVKDPAGHTVCLIQLKDRLRPDYPSPAVTR, from the coding sequence GTGACAGACGCGGTGCACGAGGCGGCGGACCCCACAGCCGGCGACGGCACGGGCAAAGCCGCGACACAGCGGGTGTTCCGCTCGGGAGAGGCCGTCTGGGTGGAGCTGTGCACCCCGCGCCCGGAGGTCGCCGAGAAGTTCTACAGCGCCCTGCTCGGCTGGTCGGTCCGGCACGAGCGGCTCGGCCGGTCGACCTACCGGATGTGCGGCATCGACGGACGCGACGTCGCCGGAATCTCCGAAAGCGGCCTGCACGGCGGCCGGCCGCACGGCTGGCTCACCTACTTCGCCGTCGACGGGATCGAGGACGCGGTGCGCCGCGCCGTCGCCCTGGGCGGGGAGGTGGTGACGCCGCCGCGGCACCTGCCGGCGGCCGGGACCGGGGCCACGGTGATCGACCCGTTCGGCGCGGTGTTCGGCCTCTACCAGGGGGAGGCCCGCCTGGGCGTGCAGCTGCTCAACCTCCCCGGGGCGCTGTGCTGGAACGAGCTGAACACCGGCGAGCCGCAGCAGTCGGTGACGTACTACCGGTCGCTGTTCGGCTACGGCACCCACCTGCGCACCGACACGCCCACCGGCCGCCCCTACACGGTCCTCACCCTCGACGACGTGCCCGTCGCGGGAGTGCTGGAGCTGGACAACGCGTGGCCGAACTGCGTCCCGTCCAGGTGGATCACCTACTTCGGCGTCACCGAGCTGGATGCGGCGGTCGCGCAGGCGGTCGAGCTCGGCGGCGCCCCGCTCATCGGCCCGATCGACGGGCCGTACGGACCATTGCACCTGGTGAAGGACCCCGCAGGCCACACCGTGTGCCTGATCCAGCTCAAGGACCGGCTGCGCCCCGACTACCCCTCCCCGGCGGTGACCCGATGA
- a CDS encoding MaoC family dehydratase, with product MRTPQRTVVREPYELLDLVGRQLGVSEPRTVTQEEVNQFADITHDHQWIHVDVERAKAGPFGGTIVHGFLTLALVPRLLADILTVENFSMGINYGLDRVRFVKPLRPGTEIQGVATLVSAKRIDAGGGPGGVQAKANVVVEFADDAATCCVAEILFRYHT from the coding sequence ATGCGCACGCCTCAGCGGACCGTCGTTCGCGAACCGTACGAACTGCTCGACCTGGTCGGGCGGCAGCTCGGCGTCAGTGAGCCGAGGACAGTGACGCAAGAGGAGGTCAACCAGTTCGCCGACATCACCCACGACCATCAGTGGATTCACGTCGACGTCGAACGGGCCAAGGCCGGCCCCTTCGGCGGTACGATCGTCCACGGTTTCCTGACCCTTGCGCTCGTTCCGCGGCTTCTCGCAGACATCCTCACCGTCGAGAACTTCTCGATGGGCATCAACTACGGGCTCGACCGGGTGCGGTTCGTCAAGCCGCTCCGCCCGGGTACGGAGATTCAGGGCGTTGCCACGCTCGTCTCGGCCAAGCGGATCGACGCCGGCGGCGGCCCGGGAGGAGTGCAGGCCAAGGCGAACGTGGTCGTGGAGTTTGCGGACGACGCCGCTACCTGCTGCGTGGCAGAGATTCTGTTCCGCTACCACACGTGA
- a CDS encoding aldo/keto reductase codes for MAKQTVSLGDKAVRRIGFGAMPLAGPGVFGPPKDPDAARAVLRRAVELGVDHIDTAQVYGPDVVNELIAEVLHPYPDGLLIATKVGGARDATGAWIRASRPEQLRVTVEQDLRTLRLDRIDLVYLRLGVGGSGPDPVPLADRLGTLTELRDEGKVGLIGLSAASADDLKAALGIAPIAAVQNAYGIGNRADEPVLELCRERGIAYVPYYPLGSAFTGGPQALANDPAIASVAAKHHATASQIALAWLLARYDRMLPIPGTSSLAHLEENLAAARIPLDEDDLNVLEKVRPLGPPVL; via the coding sequence ATGGCAAAGCAGACCGTTTCGCTTGGTGACAAGGCCGTGCGGCGCATCGGGTTCGGGGCGATGCCGCTCGCCGGTCCAGGAGTGTTCGGGCCGCCCAAGGACCCGGACGCGGCCCGCGCCGTCCTGCGCCGCGCCGTGGAACTCGGCGTCGACCACATCGACACCGCGCAGGTCTACGGCCCCGATGTCGTCAACGAACTCATCGCCGAGGTACTGCACCCCTACCCGGACGGCCTGCTCATCGCGACGAAGGTCGGCGGCGCCCGGGACGCGACGGGCGCCTGGATCCGCGCCTCCCGTCCCGAGCAGCTCCGGGTGACCGTCGAGCAGGACCTGCGCACCTTGCGGCTCGACCGGATCGACCTGGTGTACCTGCGGCTGGGCGTCGGAGGCTCCGGTCCGGACCCGGTGCCGCTCGCCGATCGGCTCGGCACCCTGACCGAGCTGCGCGATGAGGGCAAGGTCGGCCTCATCGGCCTGTCGGCGGCCTCGGCCGACGACCTCAAGGCGGCCCTGGGCATCGCCCCGATCGCCGCGGTGCAGAACGCGTACGGCATCGGAAACCGCGCAGACGAGCCGGTCCTCGAGCTGTGCCGGGAGCGCGGCATCGCCTACGTCCCGTACTACCCGCTCGGCTCGGCGTTCACCGGAGGCCCGCAGGCCCTCGCGAACGACCCGGCGATCGCATCGGTGGCGGCCAAGCACCACGCCACGGCCTCCCAGATCGCCCTGGCATGGCTGCTGGCCCGCTACGACCGCATGCTGCCGATCCCCGGCACGAGCTCCCTGGCCCATCTGGAGGAGAACCTGGCCGCCGCCCGCATCCCTTTGGATGAAGACGACCTGAACGTCCTTGAAAAAGTCCGTCCTTTGGGTCCCCCGGTCCTCTGA
- a CDS encoding nuclear transport factor 2 family protein, translated as MSREIVSAFFAALESGDIEAIREIYAPDIVVWHNYDQVEQDLEQSLKVLKAFRRTVSDVRYEIIRQADTGDGVLQQHILHGRLSDGRNIAIPAAIYLQVRDGRITRIEEYLDPSPLMSPREAG; from the coding sequence ATGAGCCGGGAGATCGTCTCAGCGTTCTTCGCCGCCCTCGAGTCCGGGGACATCGAGGCGATCCGTGAGATCTACGCGCCGGACATAGTCGTCTGGCACAACTACGACCAGGTCGAACAGGACCTTGAGCAGAGCCTGAAAGTCCTCAAGGCGTTCCGCCGCACCGTCTCCGACGTCCGCTATGAGATCATCCGCCAGGCAGATACCGGGGATGGAGTACTCCAGCAGCACATCCTTCACGGACGGCTGTCCGACGGCCGGAACATCGCCATTCCCGCCGCCATCTACCTGCAGGTCCGGGACGGGCGCATCACCCGCATCGAGGAGTACCTGGACCCCTCCCCCTTGATGTCGCCGCGCGAGGCGGGATGA
- a CDS encoding TetR/AcrR family transcriptional regulator yields MAEQAADTDAGPAARQASSSRAADAGWRWADGYDPQRTRREIVDSALYLFERNGFDRTSLTQIVSRASLTKGAFYHHFKSKEDLLWQIQNEYLDRQIELAQGILAGDSDPVEQLRALIRLSLAGIATYRAHVAIFYQERRHLTGERLRSVTEKRDILENMFRDVVRRGIEAGVFRGELNERIATYGIIGMCASAFQWFKPEGDFGVDELADQFCELILVGLLTE; encoded by the coding sequence ATGGCAGAGCAGGCCGCTGACACAGATGCCGGGCCGGCCGCCAGGCAGGCATCGTCGTCCCGGGCAGCCGACGCGGGCTGGAGGTGGGCCGACGGCTACGATCCGCAGCGAACCCGCCGGGAGATCGTCGACAGCGCGCTCTACCTGTTCGAGCGCAACGGCTTCGACCGCACCTCGCTCACACAGATCGTTTCCCGCGCCAGCCTCACCAAGGGCGCTTTCTACCACCATTTCAAAAGCAAAGAGGACCTGCTCTGGCAGATCCAGAACGAGTACCTCGACCGGCAGATCGAACTCGCCCAGGGGATTTTGGCCGGGGACTCCGATCCCGTCGAGCAGCTTCGCGCGCTGATCCGCCTCAGTCTCGCCGGCATCGCCACCTACCGGGCGCACGTGGCGATCTTCTACCAGGAAAGGCGGCACCTGACCGGCGAGCGGCTCCGGTCGGTGACCGAGAAACGGGACATCCTGGAGAACATGTTCCGCGACGTCGTCCGGCGCGGCATCGAGGCCGGGGTGTTCCGCGGCGAGCTGAACGAGCGGATCGCCACCTACGGCATCATCGGCATGTGCGCCTCCGCCTTCCAGTGGTTCAAACCCGAGGGCGACTTCGGCGTCGACGAGCTCGCCGACCAGTTCTGTGAGCTGATCCTCGTGGGGCTGCTGACCGAGTAG
- a CDS encoding ABC transporter substrate-binding protein has protein sequence MALWRLPAIAVGAAVAIGVAGCGGDSGTDEASGPAKIRVLLNAQPATLDPIAGARSAQVVWATMIEPLINTDSSLEPERTGLITDWKRSSSTKWTFTVRSGVKFSNGEPADAAAVANTLKLTRDSKTSILKPYFANVASIEATDDATVEVKTKRPQYDLPYLLTTVYLVPPKYYEEKGPEGFSAAPVGTGPYVFEEAKPGREISVKVNPDYWGDKPKNTGITFTWATEASQRLALLQSKSVDVALDLPPTQAEQARKAGLQVVETESAMKITAFLDATKPPFNKAELREAAALAINRDEIVQGIFNGKAAADAGVLNVKPGTQPVDKVTPDPAKAKELVGSSSPSVNLTYPAAQYTNIKEVAESIGASLEGVGFKVKYRSVDYGTLVKEVAGRQIDGMYLLAAVPNAAIPDFFATGFMKTASITGNCPDPKIDGLVDKAREQKDATAAQQVYDELNTLAVVDKHCYVPLYRQLYAYGTGEGVQGVVYGPLNTFDFTEATR, from the coding sequence TTGGCACTCTGGCGCCTGCCGGCCATCGCCGTAGGAGCCGCGGTCGCGATCGGCGTCGCCGGTTGCGGGGGGGATTCGGGCACCGACGAGGCGTCCGGACCGGCGAAGATCCGGGTGCTGCTCAATGCTCAGCCGGCCACGCTCGACCCGATCGCCGGTGCGCGGTCGGCACAGGTCGTGTGGGCCACCATGATCGAGCCGCTCATCAACACCGACTCGTCCCTGGAGCCGGAGCGGACGGGCCTCATCACCGACTGGAAGCGCTCCTCCTCCACCAAGTGGACCTTCACGGTGCGCTCCGGGGTGAAGTTCAGCAACGGCGAGCCGGCCGACGCCGCCGCCGTCGCGAACACCCTCAAGCTCACGCGGGACTCCAAGACCTCGATCCTCAAGCCGTACTTTGCGAACGTCGCCTCGATCGAGGCGACCGACGACGCCACCGTCGAGGTCAAGACCAAGCGGCCGCAGTACGACCTGCCGTACCTGCTCACCACCGTGTACCTGGTGCCGCCGAAGTACTACGAGGAGAAGGGCCCCGAGGGCTTCTCCGCCGCCCCGGTCGGCACCGGCCCCTACGTCTTCGAGGAGGCCAAGCCCGGCCGTGAGATCTCGGTCAAGGTGAACCCGGACTACTGGGGTGACAAGCCGAAGAACACCGGGATCACGTTCACGTGGGCGACCGAGGCCTCCCAGCGCCTGGCGCTGCTGCAGAGCAAGAGCGTCGATGTGGCGCTCGACCTGCCGCCCACCCAGGCCGAGCAGGCCCGCAAGGCCGGGCTCCAGGTCGTGGAGACCGAGTCCGCCATGAAGATCACGGCGTTCCTCGACGCCACCAAGCCGCCCTTCAACAAGGCCGAGCTGCGCGAGGCGGCCGCGCTCGCCATCAACCGCGACGAGATCGTCCAGGGCATCTTCAACGGCAAGGCCGCCGCCGACGCCGGGGTGCTGAACGTCAAGCCCGGCACCCAGCCGGTCGACAAGGTCACGCCCGACCCGGCCAAGGCCAAGGAGCTCGTCGGGTCGTCCTCGCCGTCGGTCAACCTCACCTACCCGGCCGCCCAGTACACCAACATCAAGGAGGTCGCCGAGTCCATCGGCGCGAGCCTCGAAGGGGTCGGCTTCAAGGTCAAGTACCGGTCGGTCGACTACGGCACCCTCGTCAAGGAGGTCGCCGGCCGCCAGATCGACGGCATGTACCTGCTCGCCGCGGTGCCGAACGCGGCCATCCCGGACTTCTTCGCCACCGGCTTCATGAAGACCGCGTCGATCACCGGCAACTGCCCCGACCCGAAGATCGACGGGCTGGTCGACAAGGCCCGCGAGCAAAAGGACGCCACGGCGGCGCAGCAGGTCTACGACGAGCTCAACACGCTCGCAGTGGTGGACAAGCACTGCTACGTCCCGCTGTACCGGCAGCTTTACGCCTACGGCACGGGCGAGGGCGTGCAGGGCGTCGTCTACGGGCCGCTGAACACCTTCGACTTCACCGAGGCGACGCGCTGA